A stretch of Paenibacillus mucilaginosus 3016 DNA encodes these proteins:
- a CDS encoding DUF6530 family protein: protein MNISTSLHHTPVIAAENYAQVDGRYARNTDVSGISLGLGQGKDQGKAGISAKIWRTAGESTSDPTEELPIHRVLDLALLICRSSLHFQDAYRLPKLYDPDHPLIDRIGLQGAAMNVSVCTDNPAIDQDIKRFAHALNEDGEMIGERLRILARLLEEMGY from the coding sequence ATGAACATATCAACTTCGTTACACCATACACCTGTTATCGCTGCAGAGAATTACGCACAGGTGGACGGCCGCTATGCCCGTAACACGGATGTCAGTGGAATATCCCTGGGACTGGGTCAAGGGAAGGACCAGGGGAAAGCGGGCATATCCGCAAAAATTTGGCGGACTGCGGGTGAGTCAACGTCCGATCCAACCGAAGAACTGCCGATCCACCGCGTTCTTGACCTGGCCCTATTGATCTGCAGAAGCAGTTTGCATTTTCAGGATGCCTACCGATTGCCGAAGCTCTATGACCCGGATCATCCCCTGATCGACCGGATAGGACTGCAGGGAGCTGCGATGAACGTATCCGTATGCACGGACAATCCTGCGATTGATCAGGATATAAAGCGGTTTGCCCATGCGCTGAATGAGGATGGAGAGATGATCGGAGAACGTCTCCGCATCCTGGCCCGGCTTCTGGAGGAGATGGGATACTGA
- a CDS encoding alpha/beta hydrolase — translation MTLHEQAEAFLRDTALLPAFHTQEPEELRKLVAGTAISDTFDMASTEDRWIPGAHGDILVRIYRPMAEAVLPAFVFFHGGGFVLCDVEKYDPLCRKLASVTGCAVVSVDYRLAPEHPFPAAAEDAVFAAEWIAGHCAALGFDAEKLFVAGDSAGGNLAAVAAQQVQREGASVFAGQVLICPMTDFAGDYDSMRRYASGYFLSREALDYFERHYLRDAGNRDLPLASPMRGPLTGLPPALIVTAEYDPLRDEAELYGRRLIEAGGTVTLRRYQGMIHGFYAMTDLFDDGHSVYEDISAFVRSQSRN, via the coding sequence ATGACACTGCATGAACAGGCGGAAGCATTCCTGCGGGACACGGCATTACTGCCCGCATTCCACACCCAGGAGCCGGAAGAGCTGCGCAAGCTTGTTGCCGGGACGGCCATCTCCGATACGTTCGACATGGCTTCGACGGAAGACCGGTGGATTCCGGGAGCTCACGGCGACATCTTGGTCAGGATCTACCGGCCTATGGCGGAAGCCGTTCTTCCGGCTTTCGTCTTTTTCCACGGGGGCGGGTTCGTTCTCTGCGATGTGGAGAAGTACGATCCGCTCTGCCGCAAGCTTGCGTCCGTGACGGGCTGCGCCGTCGTATCGGTCGATTACCGTCTTGCTCCGGAGCATCCCTTTCCCGCTGCCGCTGAAGACGCGGTTTTTGCGGCAGAGTGGATTGCAGGACACTGCGCAGCGCTGGGATTCGATGCGGAGAAGCTGTTTGTGGCCGGTGACAGCGCCGGCGGCAATTTGGCTGCGGTGGCTGCTCAACAGGTCCAAAGAGAAGGAGCCTCTGTTTTCGCCGGCCAGGTGCTCATCTGTCCGATGACCGATTTTGCGGGCGATTATGATTCGATGCGCCGGTATGCATCCGGTTATTTTCTGAGCCGGGAGGCTCTGGATTATTTCGAACGGCATTATTTACGGGATGCGGGGAACCGGGATCTTCCGCTCGCATCGCCTATGCGGGGACCGCTCACCGGCCTGCCGCCCGCATTGATTGTGACAGCCGAATACGACCCGCTGCGGGATGAAGCGGAACTGTACGGCCGCCGCCTCATCGAAGCAGGGGGGACCGTCACGCTCAGGCGTTACCAAGGGATGATCCACGGATTTTATGCCATGACCGACCTGTTCGATGACGGCCACTCGGTCTACGAGGATATCTCTGCCTTCGTGCGCTCGCAAAGCCGAAATTAA
- a CDS encoding helix-turn-helix transcriptional regulator, producing MEASHQRKAIGEFLKTRRSGLSPKQMGLPEGYTRRRTPGLRREEVAQLADVSVTWYTWLEQGREVSASAEVLDRLASALQMRPAEREYLYQLAGRYNPSQREGAAQLTPAFKQLVNSTPYPFFVIGPENRLVAWNKTACEIFTDFSALPPEGMQMLRLIFLHPAFRAKVVNWEHTTKVAISFFRKVYDRCADQLWYNRLVREMTEQSREFAEWWPLHEVADKNGLQVEMEHASMGRLQFEIITFTQINDLDHLMCCIYMPVPDTPTAAKLADWQHAKTAKPRI from the coding sequence ATGGAAGCCAGCCATCAGCGGAAGGCGATTGGGGAATTTTTGAAAACGCGCCGATCCGGTTTGTCTCCCAAGCAGATGGGGCTCCCGGAAGGATATACCCGCAGGCGAACCCCCGGCCTTCGGCGTGAGGAAGTAGCTCAGCTCGCCGATGTGAGCGTAACGTGGTATACCTGGCTGGAGCAGGGCCGCGAAGTTTCGGCATCCGCCGAGGTGCTGGATCGTCTGGCCTCAGCCCTGCAGATGAGACCGGCGGAGCGTGAATATCTGTATCAGCTGGCGGGACGGTACAATCCTTCGCAGCGCGAGGGGGCAGCACAGCTGACGCCCGCATTCAAGCAGCTGGTGAACAGCACGCCATATCCTTTCTTCGTGATCGGTCCGGAGAACCGGCTTGTCGCCTGGAACAAAACGGCCTGCGAGATCTTCACGGACTTTTCCGCCCTGCCGCCCGAAGGGATGCAGATGCTGCGGCTCATCTTCCTGCACCCGGCCTTCCGGGCGAAAGTCGTCAATTGGGAGCACACGACGAAGGTCGCGATCTCCTTCTTCCGAAAAGTGTATGACCGCTGCGCCGACCAGCTATGGTACAACCGGCTTGTCAGAGAGATGACGGAACAAAGCAGGGAGTTCGCCGAGTGGTGGCCGCTGCATGAGGTCGCCGACAAGAATGGGCTTCAAGTGGAGATGGAGCATGCGTCTATGGGACGGCTGCAGTTTGAAATCATTACTTTTACCCAAATCAACGATCTGGATCACCTGATGTGCTGTATTTACATGCCCGTACCGGATACACCTACGGCGGCGAAACTGGCGGATTGGCAGCACGCCAAAACAGCGAAACCCCGCATTTGA
- a CDS encoding NADAR family protein has product MYYSIHELQQAYQAGEEMKFLFFWGHTPAADGRITASCLSQWWESPFIVEGEQYSCAEQYMMAEKARLFGDQNMAAAIMKAKHPKEMKAYGRAVQGFDPEVWDIRCYDIVLNGNLAKFGQNPSLWNFMKSCNQRIFVEASPVDQIWGIGLASDHPHVHNPMLWKGKNLLGFALTEVRDRLMSSGA; this is encoded by the coding sequence ATGTACTATTCAATTCATGAATTGCAGCAAGCCTATCAGGCTGGAGAGGAAATGAAATTTCTTTTCTTCTGGGGTCATACGCCTGCGGCCGATGGCCGTATTACCGCCAGCTGTTTGAGCCAGTGGTGGGAAAGTCCCTTTATCGTGGAGGGCGAACAATACAGCTGTGCCGAGCAGTACATGATGGCTGAGAAGGCGAGACTTTTCGGGGACCAGAACATGGCTGCCGCGATTATGAAGGCGAAGCATCCGAAAGAAATGAAAGCTTACGGACGGGCCGTTCAGGGCTTTGATCCTGAGGTTTGGGACATTCGTTGTTATGATATCGTGCTGAACGGAAATCTGGCCAAGTTCGGACAGAACCCCAGCCTTTGGAACTTCATGAAGAGCTGTAATCAGCGGATCTTTGTGGAGGCGAGCCCAGTAGACCAAATCTGGGGGATTGGGCTTGCGTCAGATCATCCCCATGTACATAACCCAATGTTATGGAAGGGAAAAAATCTGCTTGGGTTCGCCTTGACGGAAGTCCGGGATCGTCTGATGAGCAGCGGGGCATAA